The window CTCCTGGCGCCAATTGCCGCCAGAACCGGCTCACGGTTGACATTATTTACTGTAATAGCAACGATCTCGGAATCTTTCAGAGTACCATCCGAGGCAAAGAAAGTAATATTATAAATACCGGATTGCGTATAAGTCGGGGTCCAGTTGAATGTCCCGGTACCGTTAAGATTATCAACGAAAGTCGCACCAACCGGCAAACCGGTGGCACTCATTGAGGGTGTCGTTCCATCAGGATCAGTCGCGGTCGTATTGAAATTCAGATTAACATTCTCATTGACACTCCTGGCACCAATTGCCGCCAGAACCGGATCACGGTTGACATTATTAACCGTAATAGCAACGATCTCCGAATCTTTCAGAGTGCCATCCGAGGCAAAGAAAGTGACATTGTATACACCCGACTGATCATAGGTCGGGGTCCAGTTGAATGTCCCGGTACCGTTCAGATTATCGGTGAAAGTCGCCCCAAGAGGCAAACCAGTGGCGCTCATCGAGGGAGTTGTCACATCAGGATCATTTGCGGTCGTATTGAAATTCAGATTAACATTCTCATTAACGCTCTTGGCACCAATCGCCGCCAGCACCGGTGGCTGGTTGATATCATTGACCGTGATAGTCACCAATTCGGAATCGACCGCCGCGGAATCATCGGTCGCATAGAACATAACCGGGTAGATTCCCGCCTGTGTGAAAGTCGGCGTCCAATCGAATGTCGCGGTACCGTCAAGATTATCCACAAAAGTGGCCCCGGTCGGCAGAGAAGAGGTGGTCAGAGCCGGAATGCTCTCGGCATCAGTGGCCGAGACCCCGAAATTCAGATTGACTCCTTCATCGATCGTCTTGTCGCCGATCGGGTTCAGCACCGGCAACTGATTGGCCTGTGCCTGGGCCAGAACCGGAATTACCAGCAGCAGTGCCGCGACAATTCCAAAGGCCGCCGGGAAACCTGAAAATCTATTCCTTTGATGCATTCTTGTTACCTCAATCCCTATTTCACCAGCAACATTTTCTTGGTTTGGTGCTTATCGGCGACCTCCAGACGATAGAGATAGATACCGGTCGCCACGGATCTTCCATTCTTATCGGCTCCATCCCAGGTTACCGTATAATGACCCGGGCTTTTATACTCGTCTACCAGCATCTTCACCTGCTCACCGAGGATATTGTAGATTTTAAGCCTGGTCAGCCGGCCGCCCGGAAGACCGTTCTGATTGATATCAAAATCGATCCGGGTGGTCGGGTTGAACGGGTTCGGATAATTCTGATAGAGCATGAAGGTCGAGGGGAGAACCGGCGCCAAACCCTCCAACGGGATCTCGTTGGCATTGCTGTTAGAGAGAAAAGCCTGCGTAATCCGCACCTTAGATTTATCGTCAGCCTTGATTGCCTGCTTTACCGTAGCCGGCAGCCGAACCACATCGGCCAGACCGGCGGGGATGAGATTCTCCTTCTTCCAGGGCTGGCGGTTATAGAGAACCAGGCGGATTCGCCCATTATGGTCATCATTAAATGCCAGTGTAAACTGATTGGCGACTTCCGAAATTTCCGGCCGGCTCAGCTCGATTACATCGGGGTCATAGTCGATCTGAAGCTGCACTCCGGCGACATCGTCGGGGAATTCGCCGCGGACATTCAATTTGGTCAGTTGTCCCGCCGAAAGATCCTCGTGCACCACCGACAGAGTGGCGAAATTGTCGCCATAGTTAACCGGCGCCGGGGAGGGATTGACGGGAAGACCGAAGATGAGATTAATAATTCCGACCAGGTCGATCACGTTGACCGTGCCGTCTTTAACCACATTGGCGGTGGCGAAATTACGCGGCGGCAAGCCATAGCTGCCGATAATATAGGCCACCACTTTGACCAGGTCGTCAACGTTGATTCGTTTGTCGAGGTTGACATCACCATACTTATCAACCTGCACGACACCGGAATCGGTAAGAAGCGCCAGCGAGGGAACCGACGGATTGGGATCAACCGACTCCCAGGCATCATAAAAACGTATCCAGTAGTCGCCGGGCGCGGCGGCCGTGTCAATCGAGAGAAAAGCCCTCAGAATGGCCGAACCCGAAATCGTATCGACCGGGCCGATGGCTTCATTGGCCAGGCCGAAAGTAACCACCCGGATCGAATCGGGGAACTGCCCCAGATTCTCATAGACCACATATTCCGGAGTCCGGCTGGTCACCAGCAGCGAATCTATCTCGACAATCGAGCCGGGATAACTCATATCAAACTGCACACCATAAACTGTTTTGGTCGTCACCAGATCGATCGGCAATATCACCGGCGTTGCGCCCGGAATGCCGCCGACCGGAGCGCCGCCGTAGGCCGAACTGGTAAACAGCCGGTCTATATCCAGAACATTGACCTTTATCGATACGGAGCGAATACTTGATTTCTCGGTATGCTCATCAGTCGCCTGAAAGTCAATGGTGAAAGTTCCCGACTGGGCAAAAGAGGGGAGGAAGCGGAAATTCCCCGTGACTGTACCGGTTCCGGTCGCCGGATTGCTCGGGCTGAAAGTGGCGTTTTGCGGCATGCCGCTGGCCAGAAGCGATATGGCATCGCCGTTGACATCACGCGCAGTCACGCTGAATTTAACCGAATCACCTTGCTTTATTTCGTAACTGGAGGGGACGATGGCATCTATCGTCGGGGCGTTGTTCCCCGGCGTATTGGGACAGCAGTGGTCCACACACCAGTGATACCCCGAAGGACAAGTGGTATCGATCGGCGCACTTCCGGTATCAACGATAAACCGGCCGTAACCATAGGTTCCCGTGCCGGGATAAATGGTGACCGTTCCGGTCGTATCGGCAAACTGGTTAATACGGTATTCCTGCGGCTGGCCGACAATATTCTTGTGATCCTTTATCTGTATAAAACGCGAGGTATTTAAGGCTGCGCCGGCGTCCACGCGGAAAAGAAAATAAATAATGGTGGAAACAACGGGCGTATCAACCGGAATAAACGGCGTGTGCCAGCCCGTGGGTGCAGGCTCCGGCCGCGGCTGAGGAATGAACATGATGAAGTGGGAGCCGCGATTGATAGTATCAGCCGTATCGCGGGCC is drawn from Candidatus Zixiibacteriota bacterium and contains these coding sequences:
- a CDS encoding T9SS type A sorting domain-containing protein, which gives rise to MFTHLEREKNKSSRWMMPYYKIPLLLIFVVLIIFGGESRAQLIIDSVHYGLDIADFKGLPDSIVRMPIQIKNELPIGGFIIRFEYDTTLLHPIRVGIDEGSSIVYDSVEMVGRGLSTVNSFATSIPPPLHDTTIYAVRAARDTADTINRGSHFIMFIPQPRPEPAPTGWHTPFIPVDTPVVSTIIYFLFRVDAGAALNTSRFIQIKDHKNIVGQPQEYRINQFADTTGTVTIYPGTGTYGYGRFIVDTGSAPIDTTCPSGYHWCVDHCCPNTPGNNAPTIDAIVPSSYEIKQGDSVKFSVTARDVNGDAISLLASGMPQNATFSPSNPATGTGTVTGNFRFLPSFAQSGTFTIDFQATDEHTEKSSIRSVSIKVNVLDIDRLFTSSAYGGAPVGGIPGATPVILPIDLVTTKTVYGVQFDMSYPGSIVEIDSLLVTSRTPEYVVYENLGQFPDSIRVVTFGLANEAIGPVDTISGSAILRAFLSIDTAAAPGDYWIRFYDAWESVDPNPSVPSLALLTDSGVVQVDKYGDVNLDKRINVDDLVKVVAYIIGSYGLPPRNFATANVVKDGTVNVIDLVGIINLIFGLPVNPSPAPVNYGDNFATLSVVHEDLSAGQLTKLNVRGEFPDDVAGVQLQIDYDPDVIELSRPEISEVANQFTLAFNDDHNGRIRLVLYNRQPWKKENLIPAGLADVVRLPATVKQAIKADDKSKVRITQAFLSNSNANEIPLEGLAPVLPSTFMLYQNYPNPFNPTTRIDFDINQNGLPGGRLTRLKIYNILGEQVKMLVDEYKSPGHYTVTWDGADKNGRSVATGIYLYRLEVADKHQTKKMLLVK
- a CDS encoding Ig-like domain-containing protein: MHQRNRFSGFPAAFGIVAALLLVIPVLAQAQANQLPVLNPIGDKTIDEGVNLNFGVSATDAESIPALTTSSLPTGATFVDNLDGTATFDWTPTFTQAGIYPVMFYATDDSAAVDSELVTITVNDINQPPVLAAIGAKSVNENVNLNFNTTANDPDVTTPSMSATGLPLGATFTDNLNGTGTFNWTPTYDQSGVYNVTFFASDGTLKDSEIVAITVNNVNRDPVLAAIGARSVNENVNLNFNTTATDPDGTTPSMSATGLPVGATFVDNLNGTGTFNWTPTYTQSGIYNITFFASDGTLKDSEIVAITVNNVNREPVLAAIGAR